The proteins below are encoded in one region of Pseudomonas putida S13.1.2:
- a CDS encoding ABC transporter permease, whose amino-acid sequence MYLLRLALASLANRRFTALLTAFAIALSVCLLLAVERVRTEARASFASTISGTDLIVGARSGSVNLLLYSVFRIGNATNNIRWDSFQHYAQDPRVKWAIPISLGDSHRGYRVMGTTTDYFSHYQYGRRQHLELSQGREFASDPFEVVLGAEVAEALHYKLGDKLVLAHGVAAISLVKHDDKPFTVVGVLKRTGTPVDRTLHIGLGGMEAIHIDWHNGVPARGAGRISADQARTMDLQPAAITAFMLGLNNKIATFSLQREINEYRSEPLLAILPGVALQELWSLMGTAEQALFVVSLFVVLTGLIGMLTAILTSLNERRREMAILRSVGARPWHIAGLLVLEALSLAAVGIVAGLGLLYAGIALAQGFVQANYGLYLPLALPSAHEWTLLAIILGAALLMGSVPAWRAYRQSLADGLSIHL is encoded by the coding sequence ATGTACCTGCTCCGCCTTGCCCTGGCCAGCCTGGCCAACCGCCGCTTCACCGCCTTGCTCACCGCCTTCGCCATCGCCCTGTCAGTGTGCCTGCTGCTGGCGGTGGAACGTGTTCGCACAGAAGCGCGCGCCAGCTTCGCCAGCACCATCAGCGGCACCGACCTGATCGTCGGTGCCCGCTCCGGTTCGGTGAACCTGCTGCTGTATTCAGTGTTCCGCATTGGCAACGCCACCAACAACATCCGCTGGGACAGCTTCCAGCACTATGCACAGGACCCGCGCGTGAAGTGGGCGATCCCTATCTCGCTGGGCGACTCGCACCGCGGCTACAGGGTGATGGGCACCACGACGGATTACTTCAGCCATTACCAGTACGGCCGCCGCCAGCATCTGGAACTGAGCCAGGGGCGTGAGTTTGCCAGCGACCCGTTCGAGGTGGTGCTCGGTGCCGAAGTGGCCGAGGCGTTGCACTACAAGCTGGGTGACAAGCTGGTGCTGGCCCACGGCGTGGCAGCCATCAGCCTGGTCAAGCATGACGACAAGCCGTTCACCGTGGTCGGTGTGCTCAAGCGCACCGGCACACCGGTAGACCGCACCCTGCATATCGGCCTGGGCGGTATGGAGGCCATCCATATCGACTGGCACAACGGCGTCCCGGCCCGAGGCGCCGGGCGCATCAGCGCCGACCAGGCACGCACGATGGACCTGCAACCTGCCGCCATTACCGCGTTCATGCTGGGCCTGAACAACAAGATCGCGACCTTCAGCCTGCAGCGCGAGATCAACGAGTACCGCAGCGAGCCCTTGTTGGCAATCCTGCCAGGTGTGGCCCTGCAAGAGCTGTGGAGCCTGATGGGCACGGCGGAACAAGCGTTGTTCGTGGTGTCGCTGTTCGTGGTATTGACCGGTCTGATCGGCATGCTCACGGCTATTCTCACCAGCCTCAACGAGCGCCGCCGGGAGATGGCGATCCTTCGTTCGGTCGGGGCCAGGCCGTGGCATATCGCGGGGCTGCTGGTACTGGAGGCGCTGTCACTGGCAGCGGTCGGGATCGTGGCCGGGCTTGGCTTGCTGTATGCGGGGATTGCCCTGGCGCAGGGGTTCGTGCAGGCCAACTATGGCTTGTATCTGCCACTGGCCTTGCCGAGCGCACATGAATGGACCTTGCTGGCTATCATCCTGGGGGCGGCGTTGCTCATGGGCAGCGTGCCGGCGTGGCGGGCTTATCGGCAGTCGCTGGCCGATGGCCTGTCCATACACCTTTGA
- a CDS encoding OmpW/AlkL family protein, whose amino-acid sequence MNKSLLGASLVALALAAPAAHAYQAGDMILRAGAITTAPNESSGDLKFDGNKVSGTKATLDSDTQLGLTFAYMLTDHIGLELLAATPFKHTVGVKGLGGGLDGKLADIKQLPPTLSLQYYPMEPNSRFQPYAGVGINYTLFFDEDLSSARKQQGFSNLKLQDSVGIAGQLGMDYMLTDNLLVNASVWYVDIDTKASVNGPTALGYSKTKVDVDVDPWVYMVGLGYKF is encoded by the coding sequence ATGAACAAGTCCTTGCTCGGCGCCTCGCTTGTGGCCCTTGCGCTCGCCGCCCCTGCCGCCCACGCCTATCAGGCGGGGGACATGATTCTGCGCGCAGGCGCCATCACCACTGCCCCGAACGAGAGCAGCGGCGACCTGAAGTTCGACGGCAACAAGGTGTCGGGCACCAAGGCGACCCTGGACAGCGACACCCAGCTGGGCCTGACCTTTGCCTACATGCTCACCGACCACATCGGCCTGGAGCTGCTGGCAGCCACCCCGTTCAAGCACACCGTCGGCGTAAAAGGCCTGGGCGGCGGGTTGGACGGCAAGCTGGCCGACATCAAGCAACTGCCACCGACCCTGTCGCTGCAGTACTACCCGATGGAGCCAAATTCGCGCTTCCAGCCGTACGCCGGCGTGGGTATCAACTACACCCTGTTCTTTGACGAAGACCTGAGCAGCGCACGCAAGCAACAAGGCTTCAGCAACCTCAAGCTGCAGGATTCGGTAGGTATTGCTGGCCAACTGGGCATGGATTACATGCTGACCGACAACCTGCTGGTCAACGCCTCGGTCTGGTATGTCGACATCGACACCAAGGCCAGCGTCAACGGCCCGACCGCGCTTGGCTATAGCAAGACCAAGGTCGACGTCGACGTCGACCCGTGGGTGTACATGGTCGGCCTTGGCTACAAGTTCTGA
- the ribD gene encoding bifunctional diaminohydroxyphosphoribosylaminopyrimidine deaminase/5-amino-6-(5-phosphoribosylamino)uracil reductase RibD, protein MPSQAAILDAHYMARALELARKGLYTTHPNPRVGCVIVRDGEVVGEGWHVRAGEPHAEVHALRQAGERARGACAYVTLEPCSHHGRTPPCAEALVKAGVARVVAAMQDPNPQVAGQGLRRLAEAGIEVASGVLEAEARALNPGFLKRMETGLPFVRAKLAMSLDGRTAMASGESQWITGPAARSAVQRLRARSSVVLTSAASVLADNARMTVRGTELGLDAETTALALSRTPLRVLVDGRLRLPLDAPFFQAGPALVVTAVADDPRYAAAGHELLSLPGDNGQVDLPALLQALAARGVNEILLEAGAGLVGAFARQGLVDEYQLFVAGTFLGSQARPLLDWPLDKMSEAPRLKITEMRAVGDDWRVTAIPLPAPGV, encoded by the coding sequence ATGCCCAGCCAAGCCGCCATCCTTGACGCCCACTACATGGCCCGCGCGCTGGAGCTGGCGCGCAAGGGCCTGTACACCACCCACCCGAATCCGCGCGTTGGCTGCGTGATCGTGCGCGATGGCGAAGTGGTCGGCGAAGGCTGGCACGTGCGTGCCGGCGAGCCGCATGCCGAAGTGCATGCCCTGCGCCAGGCCGGTGAGCGTGCCCGTGGCGCCTGTGCCTACGTTACCCTTGAACCGTGCAGCCACCATGGGCGCACGCCGCCGTGTGCCGAGGCGCTGGTCAAGGCCGGTGTGGCGCGGGTGGTGGCAGCCATGCAGGACCCTAACCCGCAAGTGGCGGGGCAAGGCCTGCGGCGCCTCGCCGAGGCCGGTATCGAGGTGGCCAGTGGCGTGCTCGAAGCCGAGGCCCGCGCACTCAACCCGGGCTTTCTCAAGCGCATGGAAACTGGCCTGCCGTTCGTGCGCGCCAAGTTGGCCATGAGCCTGGATGGCCGCACCGCCATGGCCAGCGGCGAAAGCCAGTGGATTACCGGCCCGGCTGCCCGTTCGGCGGTACAGCGCCTGCGCGCCCGCTCCAGCGTGGTGCTGACCAGCGCTGCCAGTGTGCTGGCCGACAATGCGCGGATGACCGTGCGTGGCACCGAGCTGGGCCTGGATGCCGAAACCACAGCCCTGGCTCTCAGCCGTACGCCGCTGCGCGTACTGGTCGATGGCCGCCTGCGCCTGCCACTGGATGCGCCGTTCTTCCAGGCCGGCCCGGCACTGGTGGTGACCGCTGTCGCAGATGACCCGCGCTATGCCGCTGCCGGCCACGAATTGTTGAGCCTGCCAGGTGACAATGGTCAGGTCGACCTGCCGGCGCTGCTGCAGGCCCTGGCGGCCCGAGGCGTCAACGAAATCCTGCTGGAAGCCGGTGCAGGCCTGGTCGGTGCCTTTGCCCGCCAAGGCCTGGTCGACGAGTACCAGCTGTTCGTCGCCGGCACCTTCCTCGGCTCCCAGGCCCGCCCGTTGCTGGACTGGCCGCTGGACAAGATGAGCGAAGCGCCGCGATTGAAAATTACCGAAATGCGCGCAGTGGGCGATGACTGGCGGGTCACGGCCATCCCCCTGCCGGCGCCCGGCGTATAA
- the trxA gene encoding thioredoxin: MTQDTPYIFDATDANFQQLVIENSFHKPVLVDFWAEWCAPCKALMPLLAKIAEGYQGELLLAKINCDVEQQVVAQFGIRSLPTVVLFKDGQPVDGFAGAQPESAIRAMLEPHVQMPAAPTASPLEQAKALFAESRFAEAEALLQALLGEDNSNAEALILYARCLAERGELGEAQVVLDAVKTDEHKAALAGAKAQLTFLRQAASLPEVADLKSRLAQNPQDDEAAYQLSIQQLARQQYEAALDGLLKLFQRNRGYENGLPQKAMLQVFELLGGDHPLVGVYRRKLSAAMF; the protein is encoded by the coding sequence ATGACCCAAGACACGCCTTACATTTTCGACGCTACCGATGCCAACTTCCAGCAACTGGTAATCGAGAACTCCTTCCACAAGCCGGTGCTGGTGGACTTCTGGGCCGAGTGGTGCGCACCCTGCAAGGCACTGATGCCGTTGCTGGCCAAGATCGCCGAGGGTTACCAGGGCGAGCTGCTGCTGGCCAAGATCAACTGCGACGTGGAGCAACAGGTGGTTGCCCAGTTCGGCATCCGCAGCCTCCCGACCGTAGTGCTGTTCAAGGACGGCCAGCCGGTGGACGGTTTTGCCGGGGCTCAGCCGGAATCGGCGATTCGCGCCATGCTCGAGCCGCACGTGCAGATGCCCGCCGCCCCCACCGCTTCGCCGCTGGAGCAGGCCAAGGCGCTGTTTGCCGAAAGCCGCTTTGCCGAAGCCGAAGCGCTGTTGCAGGCGCTGCTGGGTGAAGACAACAGCAATGCCGAGGCGCTGATCCTGTACGCCCGCTGCCTGGCCGAGCGCGGTGAACTGGGCGAGGCCCAGGTGGTGCTGGATGCGGTCAAGACCGACGAGCACAAGGCTGCGCTGGCCGGTGCCAAGGCCCAGCTGACCTTCCTGCGCCAGGCCGCCAGCCTGCCGGAAGTGGCAGACCTGAAAAGCCGCCTGGCGCAGAACCCGCAGGATGACGAGGCGGCTTACCAGCTGAGCATTCAGCAACTGGCGCGCCAGCAGTACGAGGCGGCGCTGGATGGGCTGCTGAAGCTGTTCCAGCGTAACCGTGGCTACGAGAACGGGCTGCCGCAGAAGGCGATGCTGCAGGTGTTCGAGTTGCTGGGGGGGGATCACCCGCTGGTGGGCGTTTATCGCCGCAAGCTGTCGGCGGCGATGTTCTGA
- a CDS encoding DUF2796 domain-containing protein, protein MRRLLLALPFALLPLAVAHAHDDDHDHDHAHGTLGAHEHGVAKLNVVLDGNTLELELDSPAMNLVGFEHAASSDADKAKVAAVRQQLEQPLKLFGLSAAANCKEEQQELESPLFGDAPKADDDDEHAHGHPHSDIGAHYQLTCANPDKLAQVDLAPLFKAFPATQKVNVQLIGPNGQKGVETTPAKAAVAF, encoded by the coding sequence ATGCGTCGTCTGCTGCTCGCCCTGCCCTTCGCCTTGCTGCCACTGGCCGTGGCCCATGCCCACGATGACGACCATGATCATGATCACGCCCATGGCACGCTGGGCGCCCACGAGCATGGCGTGGCCAAGCTCAACGTCGTGCTCGATGGCAACACCCTGGAGCTGGAGCTGGACAGCCCGGCGATGAACCTGGTGGGCTTCGAGCATGCCGCCAGCAGCGATGCCGACAAGGCCAAGGTTGCTGCCGTGCGCCAGCAACTCGAACAACCGCTCAAGCTGTTCGGCCTTTCTGCAGCAGCAAACTGCAAAGAGGAACAGCAGGAGCTGGAAAGCCCGCTGTTCGGTGATGCCCCGAAAGCCGACGACGACGATGAGCACGCGCATGGCCACCCGCACAGCGACATCGGTGCCCATTACCAGCTGACCTGCGCCAACCCCGACAAACTGGCACAGGTGGACCTGGCGCCTCTGTTCAAGGCCTTCCCGGCCACCCAGAAAGTCAACGTGCAACTGATCGGCCCCAACGGCCAGAAAGGCGTGGAAACCACGCCGGCCAAGGCCGCGGTCGCCTTCTGA
- a CDS encoding MFS transporter, with protein sequence MKPSLTRWITLLLATTSAMAVATVYFAQPLLESMATDLGVAQQQIGWVVGATQAGYAVGLLLIVPLGDLVDRKRLLLWQLLFSALALVGVGVAPNWAMLLLALAITGLMAVMVQVMVAHAASLASPGQQGQAVGTVTSGVVLGILLARLVSGGLADLAGWRSVYLVAAGLLMLLALVLWRSLPGGRPMGQRPGYRALIVAQFSLYRHDRLLRQRGVFGVLIFAAFSVLWSAMVMPLSAAPLLLSHTEIGLFGLAGVAGTLAAARAGRLADQGQGERTTGLALALLTLSWLPTAFVGHSLMAFVLGVLMLDFAVQAVHVTNQSLLLAGRGEMASRLIGAYMCCYSLGSGLGAVLAGWVFAHWGWAAVCGLGMAISAAALGYWLWLQRARAAEAALQCSGQNL encoded by the coding sequence ATGAAGCCTTCGCTGACACGCTGGATAACGCTGTTGCTTGCCACCACCAGCGCCATGGCCGTGGCGACGGTTTACTTCGCCCAGCCTCTGCTTGAGTCGATGGCTACCGACCTGGGAGTGGCGCAGCAGCAGATTGGCTGGGTGGTCGGCGCGACCCAGGCGGGCTACGCCGTGGGTCTGCTATTGATCGTGCCCCTGGGGGACCTGGTCGATCGCAAGCGCCTGTTGCTCTGGCAGTTGCTGTTCTCGGCGTTGGCGCTGGTCGGTGTCGGCGTGGCGCCGAACTGGGCAATGTTGCTGTTGGCGCTGGCCATCACCGGGTTGATGGCAGTCATGGTGCAGGTGATGGTGGCTCACGCCGCGAGCCTGGCCTCACCGGGCCAGCAAGGGCAGGCGGTAGGCACCGTCACCAGTGGTGTGGTGTTGGGCATTCTGCTGGCACGCCTGGTGTCGGGCGGGTTGGCTGATCTGGCCGGTTGGCGCAGTGTTTATCTGGTCGCCGCAGGGCTATTGATGTTGCTGGCCCTGGTGCTGTGGCGCAGCCTGCCCGGTGGGCGGCCGATGGGGCAGCGGCCGGGTTACCGGGCGCTGATCGTGGCCCAGTTCAGTTTGTACCGGCACGACAGGTTGCTGCGCCAGCGCGGCGTGTTCGGGGTGTTGATCTTCGCCGCGTTCAGTGTGCTGTGGAGTGCCATGGTCATGCCGCTCAGTGCTGCGCCGTTGCTGCTGAGCCATACCGAGATCGGCCTGTTCGGCCTGGCAGGTGTGGCGGGCACATTGGCGGCTGCGCGCGCCGGTCGCCTGGCAGACCAAGGGCAGGGGGAGCGCACCACCGGGCTGGCGCTGGCCCTGCTGACGCTGTCGTGGTTGCCCACGGCCTTTGTCGGGCATTCGCTGATGGCCTTCGTGCTGGGTGTGCTGATGCTGGACTTTGCCGTGCAGGCGGTGCATGTCACCAACCAGAGCCTGTTGCTGGCGGGGCGTGGTGAGATGGCCAGCCGCTTGATTGGCGCCTACATGTGTTGCTATTCGCTTGGCAGCGGGTTGGGGGCGGTGCTGGCGGGCTGGGTGTTTGCCCATTGGGGCTGGGCTGCGGTGTGTGGGCTTGGCATGGCCATCAGCGCGGCCGCGCTGGGTTACTGGCTATGGCTGCAACGCGCGAGGGCGGCCGAAGCCGCCCTGCAGTGTTCAGGTCAGAACTTGTAG
- a CDS encoding DUF3299 domain-containing protein, which translates to MRMLLALLLLVAMPLWAAEPKELDWPALIPEGAPVIPPQLAPLHDMSQLSNALSAESAPPARQQAPDAPVVKGLDGQQVKLPGYIVPLEVSEEGRTTEFLLVPYYGACIHVPPPPSNQIVHIFSEMGVRVEDLYQPYWIEGKMQVRASSSELADAGYQMEAEKIYVYELR; encoded by the coding sequence ATGCGCATGCTGCTGGCCCTGCTGTTGCTGGTAGCGATGCCGCTATGGGCCGCCGAACCCAAGGAGCTGGACTGGCCCGCCCTGATCCCCGAAGGCGCCCCGGTCATCCCGCCACAACTGGCGCCGCTGCACGACATGTCACAGCTCAGCAACGCCCTGTCTGCCGAATCCGCCCCACCCGCGCGCCAGCAAGCCCCCGATGCCCCAGTGGTGAAGGGTCTCGACGGCCAGCAGGTCAAGCTGCCGGGCTACATCGTGCCACTGGAGGTCAGCGAAGAAGGCCGCACCACCGAATTCCTGCTGGTCCCTTACTACGGTGCGTGCATCCACGTGCCGCCGCCACCGTCGAACCAGATCGTGCATATTTTCAGCGAGATGGGCGTGCGCGTCGAAGACCTCTACCAGCCCTACTGGATCGAGGGAAAGATGCAGGTTAGAGCCTCCAGCAGCGAACTGGCCGACGCCGGCTACCAGATGGAAGCCGAGAAAATATACGTTTATGAGCTGAGATGA
- a CDS encoding class I SAM-dependent methyltransferase produces MAPLALQQALSGLIGEARLIVSELPGCDLKLWLIDDQNMDRAFSSDETRRILEEPPYWSFCWASGLAMARYLAERPEWVAGKRVLDFGAGSGIAGIAAARAGALEVVACDLDPLALDACRANAALNGVELSYSSDFFAEDDRFDLILVADVLYDRANLPLLDAFLGRGRQALVADSRVRDFSHPLYQQLGVLEALTLPDLAEPHEFRRVSLYHASRDAL; encoded by the coding sequence GTGGCGCCGCTGGCCCTGCAGCAGGCCCTCAGCGGCCTGATCGGCGAAGCGCGCCTGATCGTCAGCGAGCTGCCCGGCTGTGACCTGAAGCTGTGGTTGATCGACGACCAGAACATGGACCGCGCCTTCAGCAGCGACGAAACCCGGCGCATTCTTGAAGAGCCGCCCTACTGGAGTTTTTGCTGGGCCAGTGGCCTGGCCATGGCCCGGTACCTGGCCGAGCGCCCGGAGTGGGTGGCCGGCAAGCGCGTGCTGGACTTTGGTGCCGGCTCAGGTATCGCCGGTATTGCCGCCGCGCGCGCCGGTGCATTGGAAGTGGTGGCCTGCGACCTCGACCCGCTGGCCCTCGATGCCTGCCGCGCCAACGCCGCGCTGAACGGGGTCGAGCTGAGTTACAGCAGTGACTTCTTTGCCGAAGACGACCGCTTCGACCTGATCCTGGTCGCCGATGTGCTGTACGACCGCGCCAACCTGCCGCTGCTGGACGCCTTCCTCGGCCGCGGCCGCCAGGCGCTGGTGGCGGACTCGCGGGTACGCGACTTCAGCCACCCGCTGTACCAGCAATTGGGCGTGCTCGAAGCGCTGACCCTGCCGGACCTGGCCGAGCCACACGAATTCCGCAGGGTCAGCCTGTACCACGCCAGCCGCGACGCCTTATAG
- a CDS encoding ABC transporter ATP-binding protein, with product MSQPLIELHDLVFAWPGQPPLLDIPAFHLDAGEALFLKGPSGSGKTTLLGLLGGVNVPAQGSIQLLGQDLGQLGQGARDRFRVDHTGYIFQQFNLLPFLSVRENVELPCHFSRSRKARAEQRHGSVDQAVCTLLAHLGLGDPALLARRADSLSIGQQQRVAAARALIGQPELVIADEPTSALDADTREAFIRLLFDECRAAGASLLFVSHDQSLAPLFDRHLSLADLNRAAKPREA from the coding sequence ATGAGCCAGCCGTTGATCGAACTGCATGACCTGGTGTTCGCCTGGCCAGGTCAGCCGCCGCTGCTGGATATTCCGGCATTCCACCTGGACGCCGGTGAAGCCCTGTTCCTCAAGGGCCCCAGCGGCAGTGGCAAGACCACGTTGCTGGGCCTGCTGGGCGGGGTGAACGTGCCGGCCCAAGGCAGCATTCAGTTGCTCGGGCAGGACCTCGGCCAGCTGGGCCAGGGTGCCCGTGACCGCTTTCGGGTCGATCACACGGGCTACATTTTTCAGCAGTTCAACCTGCTGCCATTCCTCTCGGTACGTGAAAACGTCGAGCTGCCCTGCCATTTCTCGCGCAGCCGCAAGGCCCGCGCCGAACAGCGCCATGGCAGTGTCGACCAGGCGGTCTGCACGCTGCTGGCCCACCTTGGCCTGGGCGACCCCGCCCTGCTCGCCCGCCGCGCCGACAGCCTGTCGATCGGCCAGCAACAGCGGGTCGCCGCCGCACGCGCCCTGATCGGCCAGCCAGAACTGGTGATTGCCGACGAACCGACCTCGGCGCTGGATGCCGACACACGCGAAGCGTTCATCCGCCTGCTGTTCGATGAATGCCGCGCCGCCGGTGCCAGCCTGCTGTTCGTCAGCCACGACCAGAGCCTGGCGCCACTGTTCGACCGTCACCTTTCCCTGGCCGACCTCAACCGCGCCGCCAAGCCCCGGGAGGCCTGA
- the nrdR gene encoding transcriptional regulator NrdR, with product MHCPFCGANDTKVIDSRLVAEGEQVRRRRECVACGERFTTFETAELVLPRLIKQDGTRQPFDEEKLRAGMQRALEKRPVSVERLEAALAHIKSRLRATGEREVKSLVVGEMVMAELRKLDEVAYIRFASVYRRFQDLDEFREEIDRLAREPAKE from the coding sequence ATGCACTGTCCCTTTTGCGGTGCCAACGACACCAAGGTCATTGACTCTCGCCTCGTTGCCGAGGGCGAGCAGGTGCGCCGCCGCCGCGAATGCGTGGCCTGTGGCGAGCGCTTTACCACTTTCGAAACCGCCGAGCTGGTGCTGCCCCGGCTGATCAAGCAGGACGGTACGCGCCAGCCTTTTGACGAAGAAAAGCTGCGCGCCGGCATGCAACGGGCGCTGGAAAAGCGCCCGGTCAGCGTCGAGCGCCTGGAAGCGGCGCTGGCGCACATCAAGAGCCGCTTGCGTGCCACGGGCGAGCGCGAAGTCAAATCGCTGGTGGTGGGTGAAATGGTCATGGCCGAGCTGCGCAAGCTCGACGAAGTGGCCTATATCCGCTTTGCCTCGGTGTACCGACGCTTCCAGGATCTGGACGAGTTCCGCGAAGAAATCGACCGCCTGGCCCGTGAGCCGGCTAAAGAGTGA
- the ribBA gene encoding bifunctional 3,4-dihydroxy-2-butanone-4-phosphate synthase/GTP cyclohydrolase II: MALNSIEELVEDIRQGKMVILMDDEDRENEGDIIMAAECCLPEHINFMAKHARGLICMPMTRERCETLKLPLMAPRNGSGFGTKFTVSIEAAEGVTTGISAADRARTVQAAAAKDAKAEDIVSPGHIFPLMAQPGGTLARAGHTEAACDLARMAGFEPSGVICEVMNDDGTMSRRAELEVFAAEHGLKIGTIADLIHYRMIHERTVQRVSEQPVESELGEFNLVTYRDAVEGDVHLALTLGKICAEEPTLVRVHNMDPLRDLLLVKQPGRWSLRAAMAAVAEAGSGVVLLLGHPLDGDVLLAHIRESAGDAPTKAPTTYSTVGAGSQILRDLGVRKMRLMSSPMKFNAISGFDLEVVEYVPSE; this comes from the coding sequence GTGGCGCTCAACAGCATCGAAGAACTGGTCGAAGACATCCGCCAGGGCAAAATGGTCATCCTCATGGATGACGAAGACCGCGAGAACGAAGGCGATATCATCATGGCAGCCGAATGCTGCCTGCCCGAGCACATCAACTTCATGGCCAAGCACGCCCGTGGCCTGATCTGCATGCCGATGACCCGTGAGCGTTGCGAAACGCTGAAGCTGCCGCTGATGGCGCCGCGCAATGGCTCGGGCTTCGGCACCAAGTTCACCGTGTCGATCGAAGCCGCCGAAGGCGTCACCACTGGCATTTCCGCCGCCGACCGTGCACGCACCGTGCAGGCCGCCGCAGCGAAGGACGCCAAGGCCGAAGATATCGTCAGCCCTGGCCACATCTTCCCGCTGATGGCCCAGCCGGGCGGTACCCTGGCCCGCGCCGGCCACACCGAAGCTGCCTGCGACCTGGCGCGCATGGCCGGTTTCGAGCCAAGCGGCGTGATCTGCGAAGTGATGAACGACGACGGCACCATGTCGCGCCGCGCCGAGCTGGAAGTGTTCGCCGCCGAGCACGGCCTGAAGATCGGCACCATCGCCGACCTGATCCACTACCGCATGATTCACGAGCGCACCGTGCAGCGTGTGTCCGAGCAGCCGGTGGAAAGCGAGCTGGGCGAGTTCAACCTGGTCACCTACCGCGACGCGGTGGAAGGCGACGTGCACCTGGCCCTGACCCTGGGCAAGATCTGCGCCGAAGAGCCGACCCTGGTGCGGGTGCACAACATGGACCCGCTGCGCGACCTGCTGCTGGTCAAGCAGCCAGGCCGCTGGAGCCTGCGTGCTGCCATGGCCGCCGTGGCCGAGGCCGGCAGCGGCGTGGTATTGCTGCTGGGCCACCCGCTGGACGGCGACGTGCTGCTGGCGCACATCCGCGAAAGCGCGGGCGATGCGCCGACCAAGGCACCGACCACCTACAGCACCGTGGGTGCCGGTTCGCAGATCCTGCGCGACCTTGGTGTGCGCAAGATGCGCCTGATGAGTTCGCCGATGAAGTTCAACGCGATATCCGGATTCGATCTGGAAGTTGTAGAATACGTGCCCTCCGAGTGA
- a CDS encoding YbaY family lipoprotein has protein sequence MHYRALVVLCCAALLAACGSDRPKTDTPPAPTPTRSAKPAEVLGPLPAYQRELSGTLLEIPAGADVELALLVIDERGRPQRLLASSNLTGTGQALPYHLRFNPEAFPAGARVELRGRASRSGQLIMHLPPVRITQAQTQATGPLRFEKAP, from the coding sequence ATGCACTACCGAGCGCTCGTCGTGCTGTGCTGCGCCGCCCTGCTCGCTGCCTGCGGCAGCGACAGGCCGAAAACCGATACGCCCCCGGCGCCCACGCCAACCCGCTCGGCCAAACCGGCCGAAGTACTGGGCCCGCTGCCGGCCTACCAGCGCGAGCTGAGCGGCACCTTGCTGGAAATCCCGGCCGGTGCCGACGTGGAACTGGCCTTGCTGGTCATCGATGAACGTGGCCGCCCGCAACGCCTGCTGGCCAGCAGCAACCTGACCGGCACCGGCCAGGCCCTGCCCTATCACCTGCGCTTCAACCCCGAAGCCTTCCCGGCCGGTGCGCGGGTCGAGCTGCGTGGCCGCGCCAGCCGTTCCGGCCAGTTGATCATGCACCTGCCCCCCGTGCGCATTACCCAAGCCCAGACCCAGGCCACCGGCCCGCTGCGTTTCGAGAAGGCGCCGTAA
- a CDS encoding riboflavin synthase produces the protein MFTGIIESIGTIRSLTPKGGDVRVYVETGKLDLGDVKLGDSIAVNGVCLTAVELPGNGFWADVSVETLKRTAFIDLKSGSKVNLEKALTPTTRLGGHLVSGHVDGVGEIISRSDNARAIQFRVRAPKELAKYIAHKGSITVDGTSLTVNEVNGAEFELTIVPHTLSETIMADYRAGRRVNLEVDLLARYLERLLLGDKAAEPSKGSGITESFLAANGFLKS, from the coding sequence ATGTTCACCGGCATCATCGAATCCATTGGCACCATCCGCAGCCTCACCCCCAAAGGTGGCGATGTGCGTGTCTACGTCGAAACCGGCAAGCTCGACCTGGGCGACGTCAAGCTCGGTGACAGCATCGCCGTCAACGGTGTATGCCTGACCGCCGTCGAGCTGCCGGGCAATGGCTTCTGGGCCGACGTCAGCGTCGAAACCCTCAAGCGCACCGCGTTCATCGACCTCAAGAGCGGCAGCAAGGTCAACCTGGAAAAGGCCCTGACCCCCACCACCCGCCTGGGTGGGCACCTGGTCAGCGGCCATGTCGACGGCGTCGGCGAAATCATCTCGCGCAGCGATAACGCCCGCGCCATCCAGTTCCGTGTGCGTGCACCCAAGGAGCTGGCCAAGTACATCGCCCACAAGGGTTCGATCACCGTCGACGGCACCAGCCTGACGGTCAATGAGGTCAATGGCGCCGAGTTCGAGCTGACCATTGTCCCGCACACCCTGTCCGAAACCATCATGGCCGACTACCGCGCAGGGCGTCGGGTAAACCTTGAGGTCGACCTGCTGGCCCGTTACCTGGAGCGCTTGCTGCTGGGTGACAAGGCTGCCGAACCGAGCAAGGGCAGTGGCATTACCGAAAGCTTCCTGGCCGCCAACGGCTTCTTGAAATCCTGA